A single genomic interval of Spirosoma taeanense harbors:
- a CDS encoding glycoside hydrolase family 140 protein: MKKFVLLAGLLSMQQFAVAQNPFTKGPLRVSDNKRYLVHSDGSPFFYMGDTAWELFHRLSRDEADRYLKRRAEQGFTVVQAVALAELDGLNSPNATGDKPLLNNDPTTPNEAYFKNVDYVVDKAAEYGIVIGLLPTWGDKLNKMQWGKGPEIFNTQNAGTYGRWIGNRYKNRPNIIWILGGDRNPRDGSQDVAVWRAMAEGIEAGVGGADKALISYHPQPNGMQGGATQWFNAEQWLDFNIHQNGHCRDTPMYDYITASYNRTPTRPTMDAEPIYEDHPVCFNAKDLGTSNAYDVRKYAYLDLFAGAYGHTYGCHDIWQMYAPGREPVNGPHLPWTEALELPAANQMKFVRQLMESRPLLDRVPDQSLIVENNYSPADRIQATRGKEYAFVYSAAGKPFTLKPNKIAGKQLTASWFDPRTGEMQPAGSFENTRPQRFTPPRSGYGQDWVLIVGK; encoded by the coding sequence ATGAAAAAATTTGTTCTCCTTGCCGGACTCTTATCTATGCAGCAGTTTGCTGTAGCGCAGAATCCGTTTACAAAAGGTCCGCTACGCGTGTCTGATAATAAACGGTACCTGGTTCATTCGGACGGCAGTCCGTTTTTCTACATGGGCGATACGGCCTGGGAGCTTTTCCATCGCCTGTCGCGTGATGAGGCCGACCGCTACCTGAAACGGCGGGCCGAACAGGGTTTTACGGTCGTGCAGGCAGTAGCCCTGGCGGAACTCGACGGGCTGAACTCGCCAAACGCAACGGGCGATAAACCGCTGTTGAACAACGACCCCACTACGCCGAATGAGGCATATTTTAAGAATGTCGATTACGTAGTCGATAAAGCTGCGGAGTACGGGATTGTCATTGGTCTGCTGCCAACCTGGGGCGATAAGCTGAATAAAATGCAGTGGGGGAAAGGGCCAGAAATCTTTAACACGCAAAATGCAGGTACGTATGGTCGCTGGATTGGCAACCGTTACAAAAACCGACCGAACATCATTTGGATATTAGGGGGCGACCGCAACCCACGCGATGGATCGCAGGACGTAGCGGTCTGGCGTGCCATGGCCGAAGGAATCGAAGCGGGCGTTGGCGGAGCGGATAAAGCGCTAATCAGCTATCATCCACAACCCAATGGCATGCAGGGTGGCGCTACCCAATGGTTTAACGCAGAACAATGGCTGGATTTCAATATTCACCAAAATGGACATTGCCGCGATACACCCATGTATGATTACATAACGGCATCCTATAACCGAACGCCCACTCGGCCAACGATGGATGCCGAACCCATCTACGAAGACCATCCGGTATGTTTCAATGCGAAGGACCTGGGTACGTCTAACGCTTATGACGTTCGGAAATATGCCTATCTGGATTTGTTCGCTGGAGCATACGGCCATACGTACGGCTGCCACGACATCTGGCAGATGTATGCCCCCGGTCGGGAGCCGGTCAACGGCCCACATCTGCCCTGGACCGAAGCGCTGGAGCTTCCCGCAGCGAATCAGATGAAATTTGTTCGGCAGCTCATGGAGTCACGACCTCTACTGGATCGCGTTCCCGACCAGTCCTTAATTGTCGAGAACAATTACTCGCCGGCAGATCGGATACAGGCAACCCGTGGCAAAGAGTATGCCTTCGTGTACTCAGCGGCAGGCAAACCCTTTACCCTTAAACCTAATAAAATTGCGGGTAAACAGCTTACTGCTTCCTGGTTTGACCCACGCACGGGCGAAATGCAACCGGCCGGCTCATTCGAGAACACCAGACCACAACGATTCACTCCGCCTAGAAGCGGCTACGGCCAGGACTGGGTGCTGATAGTTGGTAAGTAA
- a CDS encoding TetR/AcrR family transcriptional regulator: MKERILAEAERLFWKYGVRLVTMEDIARQLGISKKTIYQHFNDKEQIIYQVIADKAVKNQSEVACMTTTASNPVEEILQVLNMMQKHAEQVSPNLLIDIKRHYPQAFALFRQYKEHQIMRSILENIQKGISQGLYRSDINPAILARLRVEQIELAFNSELFPTDQYTMHQIQHELIHHFVRGMLTEKGFATYNAYCPKPSEYNPTINPE; the protein is encoded by the coding sequence ATGAAAGAACGGATACTGGCAGAGGCTGAGCGATTATTCTGGAAATACGGAGTTCGGTTGGTAACTATGGAAGATATTGCCCGGCAACTTGGTATTTCAAAAAAGACAATCTATCAGCATTTCAATGATAAAGAGCAGATAATTTATCAGGTAATCGCTGATAAAGCGGTTAAAAATCAGTCGGAAGTGGCGTGTATGACGACCACAGCCTCTAATCCGGTAGAGGAAATCCTACAGGTATTGAATATGATGCAGAAGCATGCGGAACAGGTCAGCCCAAATCTGCTGATTGACATCAAACGGCACTACCCGCAGGCATTTGCTTTATTCCGTCAGTATAAAGAGCATCAGATAATGCGATCAATTCTTGAAAATATACAAAAAGGTATTTCTCAGGGACTTTACCGATCGGATATCAACCCGGCAATTCTGGCCCGGCTTCGGGTCGAGCAGATTGAGCTCGCTTTCAACAGTGAGCTATTTCCTACAGATCAGTACACTATGCATCAGATTCAGCATGAACTGATCCATCATTTTGTGCGTGGAATGCTGACTGAAAAAGGATTTGCTACCTACAATGCCTACTGCCCCAAGCCCAGCGAGTACAACCCAACCATCAACCCCGAGTAA
- a CDS encoding TolC family protein: protein MKKIITYHPLLVVALLLTANPTNRVWAQVQAAPAGQQPATPVSPAQQPAGLQPVNPPATTVPPVPVPTPSQADLSPIGTTPAGEVGRPANAPLVAGQGFTMQEAINFAVRQNVNVRNSQLDALSAEARIKEVKSSALPQVSLNGSFTDNLIIQRAFLPANFFDPNASPDAPAVPVQFGVKFAGNASAAVNQLIYSASLNVGLRAAATYRELAQRTTEATKVTVAEQVAKAYYGVLVAQERAKLLDLNIGRLDTLLRETRALNQQGFVEKIDVDRLEVQVNNLRTEHQNVQNLVQLSYTLLKFQMGLGVNDEITLTEQPLQERNLNELEQMITPDPTFRYTSRIEYSTLETQIKLAQLDIESTQKGYYPTLAAFANYGYNSGRNQLSQLVTSPWLNFATAGISLQVPIFDGFLKRYQIEQKRITLQKAQNSGELLRNSIDLQIRQANITLTNSLQTLRTQQRNRNLASEIVRVTRIKYKEGVGSNIEVLNAESSFREAQTNYFAALYDFLITKVDQDKAIGKLYTGN, encoded by the coding sequence ATGAAAAAAATAATTACCTATCACCCGCTCCTTGTTGTGGCCCTGCTGCTGACCGCTAACCCGACCAATCGGGTGTGGGCGCAAGTGCAGGCAGCCCCTGCCGGGCAGCAACCCGCCACACCCGTGTCGCCGGCACAGCAACCTGCCGGACTACAACCGGTTAATCCGCCAGCAACAACGGTTCCTCCGGTGCCCGTACCAACGCCCAGCCAAGCCGATTTGAGCCCGATTGGCACAACGCCAGCCGGTGAGGTTGGCCGGCCGGCCAATGCGCCACTGGTGGCCGGTCAGGGCTTTACGATGCAGGAGGCCATCAATTTTGCCGTACGCCAGAACGTAAATGTGCGGAACAGCCAGCTCGATGCGCTAAGTGCTGAGGCCCGGATTAAAGAAGTGAAGTCTTCGGCGCTGCCGCAGGTTAGCCTTAACGGCTCATTTACCGATAACCTGATTATTCAGCGGGCGTTTTTACCGGCTAATTTTTTCGATCCCAACGCGTCGCCCGATGCGCCGGCCGTACCGGTTCAATTTGGTGTAAAGTTCGCTGGTAATGCTTCGGCTGCTGTCAATCAGTTAATCTACAGTGCCAGCCTGAACGTTGGTCTGCGGGCCGCGGCAACGTATCGCGAACTGGCGCAGCGCACTACCGAGGCTACGAAAGTGACGGTGGCTGAACAGGTCGCTAAGGCGTATTACGGTGTACTGGTGGCCCAGGAGCGCGCTAAACTGCTCGACCTGAACATCGGTCGGCTCGACACGCTGCTGCGCGAAACCCGGGCTCTGAACCAGCAGGGATTCGTAGAAAAGATTGACGTTGACCGGCTGGAGGTGCAGGTAAATAACCTGCGCACCGAACACCAGAATGTCCAGAACCTCGTTCAGTTGAGCTATACGCTGCTAAAGTTCCAGATGGGCCTGGGTGTTAATGATGAGATCACATTAACGGAGCAGCCGCTTCAGGAGCGAAATCTGAACGAACTGGAACAGATGATTACGCCAGACCCGACATTCCGGTATACCAGCCGGATTGAGTATTCAACGTTGGAAACGCAGATCAAGCTGGCTCAACTGGATATTGAAAGCACCCAAAAAGGCTACTACCCAACGCTGGCGGCATTTGCTAACTACGGCTACAACAGCGGCCGGAATCAGCTTTCACAGCTCGTTACGTCGCCCTGGCTGAACTTTGCAACAGCCGGTATCAGTCTGCAGGTTCCGATTTTTGACGGATTTCTAAAGCGGTACCAGATTGAGCAGAAACGCATTACGTTACAGAAAGCTCAGAACAGCGGGGAGTTGCTCCGGAACTCGATTGATCTGCAGATCCGGCAGGCAAACATTACGCTGACCAATAGTTTGCAGACGCTGCGCACCCAGCAGCGGAACCGCAATCTGGCCAGCGAAATTGTTCGTGTAACCCGCATCAAGTATAAGGAGGGCGTCGGCTCAAACATTGAAGTGCTCAATGCCGAAAGCTCGTTTCGCGAAGCACAGACCAATTATTTCGCGGCTCTGTACGACTTCCTGATTACAAAGGTTGATCAGGACAAAGCCATCGGTAAACTCTACACTGGAAATTAA